In Zingiber officinale cultivar Zhangliang chromosome 3B, Zo_v1.1, whole genome shotgun sequence, a single window of DNA contains:
- the LOC122055040 gene encoding uncharacterized protein LOC122055040, protein MGPEPTGQETEFTGNPNEADSGSSDRNPPTSTREPELRTPGVPPSIPAPDTTGWVMDKARIPLLAKSVKDRTTLFHGGADPWAARSWLKNLESTFWYMKCTDEEKVELAAYHLRDQAVTWWDMQKTIFGEQHITWQMYREAFERQYFPVTFCLARRQEFLNLKQGDRSVMEYNAEFSRLTEFYPHLVAQDYDRMQQFTQGLAAYIRLKMSGFPGSSYREVLDRALFIEMTQQQVNLEKSNNKQVTQKKEKRGQSSQVTSGGSSPPQKTRRTSDGGSRSSQRDQKNNFGGIMCFQCGSKSHTRSDCPLDHAICFYCKLPGHESRNCTLKARLETTKDTTQGGRPTQPR, encoded by the coding sequence ATGGGTCCCGAACCTACTGGCCAAGAGACGGAGTTTACAGGAAACCCGAATGAGGCTGATTCAGGTAGTAGTGATCGGAATCCTCCAACCTCTACTAGGGAGCCTGAGTTACGGACGCCGGGAGTACCACCTTCTATTCCTGCTCCAGACACTACTGGTTGGGTGATGGATAAAGCCCGAATACCCTTGTTGGCGAAGTCTGTGAAAGATCGGACTACTCTGTTCCATGGGGGTGCTGACCCTTGGGCGGCTCGTAGCTGGTTGAAGAACTTGGAGAGCACATTTTGGTACATGAAGTGTACAGATGAAGAGAAGGTGGAGTTGGCGGCATATCATCTTCGGGATCAAGCCGTCACTTGGTGGGACATGCAGAAGACGATCTTTGGGGAACAACATATCACGTGGCAGATGTACCGGGAGGCATTTGAGAGACAGTATTTTCCGGTTACATTTTGTCTAGCCCGTCGTCAGGAGTTCCTAAACCTCAAGCAAGGCGACCGTtctgtgatggagtataatgcagaATTCAGTAGATTGACCGAGTTTTATCCTCATCTGGTGGCTCAGGATTATGATCGGATGCAACAATTTACGCAGGGACTAGCGGCATACATACGACTCAAGATGTCCGGATTTCCCGGTAGTTCTTATCGAGAGGTCTTAGATCGGGCGTTATTCATTGAGATGACTCAGCAACAGGTGAATCTGGAAAAAAGTAATAATAAACAAGTGACacagaagaaagagaaaagaggtcAAAGCTCACAGGTTACTTCAGGAGGGTCCTCTCCACCTCAGAAGACAAGGCGAACCTCGGATGGGGGTTCTCGTTCCTCTCAACGAGACCAGAAGAACAACTTTGGAGGGATCATGTGTTTTCAGTGTGGCTCCAAAAGTCATACCAGGAGTGATTGCCCGTTGGATCATGCTATATGCTTTTATTGTAAGCTTCCAGGGCATGAGAGTCGAAATTGCACTCTGAAGGCTCGATTAGAGACGACCAAAGATACCACTCAGGGAGGGCGACCCACCCAGCCACGATAG